In Anopheles gambiae chromosome 2, idAnoGambNW_F1_1, whole genome shotgun sequence, a single window of DNA contains:
- the LOC1281374 gene encoding unextended protein isoform X1 codes for MARAGRWAMLKIIAQHLTAAVLPLLLLAGATWRTVDSKAVVDRGHDVGSPEMQPIVGGAERVAIVTVVPGTGGILRLYGDAGDGRTFLVDRVRAQCHEQQLHVVESFPPGVERSAAAVPAMEEEPWRGATMLCWSLQGNVVELVIKEDAQIIPVLKTDLPSSTDIGSTNEQRSKRNIDKDSDANSIIHVENPETEEQGTLRIEGYRIENSELAPERDENDVPSVRINTQVQLRLFGTGITRNVAIIFTHETYRFGGPCQVPVTEKFHVTYAEPNGRSGLVEIELPEVIKNKKYFYMCAKYESVDPLEGSDEYDKEASKVNPFLHQGSDMWLRMTSHQPLLPLWLSITVIAVCLMFSALFSGLNLGLMSLDKTDLQILCNTGSDKEKEYARAIQPVRKHGNYLLCSILLGNVLVNSTFTILLDSLTSGLFAVIGSTVAIVIFGEIIPQAICSRHGLAVGAKTIYITRAFMMLTYPVSYPTSKILDLILGKEIGNFYDRDRLKELVQVTKDVNDLDKDEVNVISGVLELRKKKVEDVMTRLEDAYMLPMDAVMDFETISEIMQTGYSRIPVYEGERTNIKSILHIKDLAFVDPDDNTPIRQICEFYGNRLHFVFFDQTLDVMFKEFKSGEFGHMAFIQNVNSEGEGDPYYYTLGLITLEDVIEELIQAEIVDETDVFTDNQSKVPRKRIKRQGVPLFGHRSDKNMEVQRIRIGPQLLFATYQFISTGVTAFTPSCISETILRRLLSQNIFHHIKIKSKTNNERVVIIERGTAIDHFVLILEGRVEVTVGKENLLFESGPFTYYGLQAIVQSPSCDTSTNTPQQILGSLESINRDANSKHVFIPDYTVKAITDVLYLQIHRNLYLAAKRATLMERKQKLGDQSMDPIDAEVEQLMHSLDKADQNSITPDATNLTVNSGAKASKSSSDVASPITALNEHRPATEMKWLSPGTGTRIPAVPHCCQSHNPRCTSLYCTTPSRTAPAEHPAMHRTHHHHQHHHHHPYHCQFDRSLSFDCWMSC; via the exons ATGGCCCGGGCGGGAAGATGGGcaatgttaaaaataatagCGCAACACCTTACCGCTGCCgtcctgccgctgctgctactggcTGGTGCCACCTGGCGCACGGTCGACAGTAAAGCGGTGGTCGACCGGGGGCACGATGTCGGATCGCCGGAAATGCAACCGATTGTCGGCGGCGCCGAGCGGGTTGCAATTGTGACGGTGGTGCCAGGGACCGGGGGCATACTGCGGCTGTACGGGGACGCTGGGGACGGACGCACGTTTCTGGTCGATCGTGTACGGGCGCAGTGTCatgagcagcagctgcacgtGGTCGAATCCTTTCCGCCCGGCGTGGaacgatcagcagcagccgtgCCGGCGATGGAGGAGGAGCCCTGGCGAGGTGCTACGATGCTGTGCTGGTCTCTGCAGGGAAATGTGGTTGAGCTCGTGATCAAGGAAGA TGCGCAAATAATACCGGTACTAAAGACTGACCTACCCAGCAGCACTGACATTGGGAGCACCAATGAACAACGATCAAAGCGTAACATTGATAAGGATAGTGATGCGAACAGCATCATCCACGTCGAGAACCCCGAAACCGAGGAGCAGGGCACACTTCGCATCGAAGGATATCGAATCGAAAACTCGGAACTGGCGCCCGAACGAGACGAGAACGATGTACCGTCGGTGCGCATCAACACGCAGGTGCAGCTGCGCCTGTTCGGTACGGGCATTACGCGGAATGTGGCCATCATCTTCACGCACGAAACCTACCGGTTCGGGGGCCCGTGTCAGGTGCCGGTCACGGAAAAGTTTCAC GTGACGTATGCGGAACCGAACGGCCGCAGTGGGCTGGTGGAAATCGAACTGCCGGAAGTGATCAAGAACAAAAAGTATTTCTACATGTGCGCAAAGTACGAGAGCGTCGATCCGTTGGAAGGATCGGACGAATACGATAAG GAAGCATCGAAAGTAAACCCTTTTCTACACCAAGGATCGGATATGTGGTTGCGCATGACTAGCCATCAGCCGTTGCTACCGCTCTGGCTGTCGATCACAGTGATTGCGGTGTGTCTGATGTTTTCGGCGCTCTTCTCTGGCCTTAACTTAGGGCTTATGTCATTGGATAAAACTGATTTGCAG ATCCTGTGCAATACCGGCAGCGATAAGGAAAAGGAGTACGCCAGGGCCATTCAACCGGTTCGCAAGCACGGCAACTATTTGCTGTGCAGCATTTTGCTCGGTAACGTGCTGGTCAACTCAACGTTCACCATCCTGCTGGACAGTCTTACGTCGGGACTGTTTGCCGTCATTGGTTCCACCGTTGCGATTGTAATTTTTGGCGAAATCATTCCACAG GCCATCTGTTCGCGACACGGTCTCGCTGTGGGAGCGAAAACTATTTATATCACCAGAGCGTTTATGATGCTCACATATCCAGTATCATACCCAACATCGAAAATACTCGACCTTATTCTGGGCAAGGAAATTGGCAATTTCTACGATCGCGACCGACTAAAGGAGTTGGTCCAG GTTACGAAAGATGTAAACGATTTGGATAAGGATGAAGTGAACGTCATTTCCGGTGTTCTTGAGTTGCGTAAGAAAAAAGTGGAAGACGTGATGACTCGCCTGGAAGATGCCTACATGCTGCCGATGGATGCGGTGATGGATTTCGAAACCATCTCCGAAATTATGCAGACAG GTTATTCGCGCATTCCCGTGTACGAAGGGGAACGCACGAACATAAAATCCATCCTGCACATCAAGGATCTGGCATTCGTCGACCCGGACGATAACACCCCGATACGGCAGATTTGCGAGTTTTACGGCAACCGGTTACACTTCGTCTTCTTCGACCAGACGTTGGACGTAATGTTTAAGGAGTTTAAGAGCGGCGAGTTCGGGCACATGGCGTTCATACAGAACGTAAACTCGGAGGGCGAGGGCGATCCGTACTACTACACGCTTGGGCTGATCACGCTCGAGGACGTGATTGAGGAGCTGATACAGGCAGAAATAGTCGACGAAACGGACGTGTTCACCGACAACCAGAGCAAAGTGCCGCGCAAACGTATCAAGCGGCAGGGTGTGCCACTGTTCGGCCATCGGTCGGACAAAAATATGGAAGTGCAGCGTATACGCATTGGCCCGCAGCTGCTGTTCGCTACGTACCAATTCATATCGACCG GCGTAACGGCGTTTACACCATCCTGCATCTCGGAAACGATCCTGCGCCGTTTGCTGAGTCAAAACATTTTCCATCACATCAAGATCAAGAGCAAAACGAACAACGAACGCGTGGTAATTATCGAGCGCGGTACTGCGATCGACCATTTTGTGCTGATCCTTGAAGGGCGCGTGGAGGTAACCGTTGGCAAGGAGAATTTGCTGTTTGAGAGCGGACCGTTCACCTACTACGGGCTGCAGGCGATCGTGCAAAGTCCCAGCTGTG ATACGTCCACCAACACGCCGCAGCAAATTTTGGGATCGCTTGAATCCATCAATCGCGACGCCAACTCCAAGCATGTCTTCATACCGGACTACACGGTGAAGGCGATCACGGACGTGCTGTACTTGCAGATCCACCGCAATCTCTATCTGGCGGCCAAACGTGCCACACTGATGGAGCGCAAGCAGAAACTGGGCGACCAGTCGATGGATCCAATCGACGCGGAGGTAGAGCAG TTGATGCACTCGCTGGATAAAGCAGACCAGAACAGTATCACACCCGATGCTACCAACTTGACTGTCAATTCCGGGGCGAAGGCTAGTAAATCGTCAAGCGATGTGGCCTCACCGATTACGGCCTTAAAT GAGCATCGACCAGCTACGGAAATGAAATGGTTGTCGCCGGGGACCGGGACACGGATCCCAGCAGTGCCCCACTGCTGCCAAAGCCATAACCCACGGTGTACCTCGTTGTACTGTACTACACCCTCGCGTACAGCACCAGCAGAGCATCCGGCCATGCATCGAacccatcatcaccaccaacaccaccaccaccacccgtacCATTGCCAATTCGATAGGAGTTTATCGTTCGACTGTTGGATGTCGTGTTAg
- the LOC1281374 gene encoding unextended protein isoform X2, translated as MARAGRWAMLKIIAQHLTAAVLPLLLLAGATWRTVDSKAVVDRGHDVGSPEMQPIVGGAERVAIVTVVPGTGGILRLYGDAGDGRTFLVDRVRAQCHEQQLHVVESFPPGVERSAAAVPAMEEEPWRGATMLCWSLQGNVVELVIKEDAQIIPVLKTDLPSSTDIGSTNEQRSKRNIDKDSDANSIIHVENPETEEQGTLRIEGYRIENSELAPERDENDVPSVRINTQVQLRLFGTGITRNVAIIFTHETYRFGGPCQVPVTEKFHVTYAEPNGRSGLVEIELPEVIKNKKYFYMCAKYESVDPLEGSDEYDKEASKVNPFLHQGSDMWLRMTSHQPLLPLWLSITVIAVCLMFSALFSGLNLGLMSLDKTDLQILCNTGSDKEKEYARAIQPVRKHGNYLLCSILLGNVLVNSTFTILLDSLTSGLFAVIGSTVAIVIFGEIIPQAICSRHGLAVGAKTIYITRAFMMLTYPVSYPTSKILDLILGKEIGNFYDRDRLKELVQVTKDVNDLDKDEVNVISGVLELRKKKVEDVMTRLEDAYMLPMDAVMDFETISEIMQTGYSRIPVYEGERTNIKSILHIKDLAFVDPDDNTPIRQICEFYGNRLHFVFFDQTLDVMFKEFKSGEFGHMAFIQNVNSEGEGDPYYYTLGLITLEDVIEELIQAEIVDETDVFTDNQSKVPRKRIKRQGVPLFGHRSDKNMEVQRIRIGPQLLFATYQFISTGVTAFTPSCISETILRRLLSQNIFHHIKIKSKTNNERVVIIERGTAIDHFVLILEGRVEVTVGKENLLFESGPFTYYGLQAIVQSPSCDTSTNTPQQILGSLESINRDANSKHVFIPDYTVKAITDVLYLQIHRNLYLAAKRATLMERKQKLGDQSMDPIDAEVEQLMHSLDKADQNSITPDATNLTVNSGAKASKSSSDVASPITALNDPINNTNSSVTPRNHIVLEHDNSSSAAAANDINIGASTSYGNEMVVAGDRDTDPSSAPLLPKP; from the exons ATGGCCCGGGCGGGAAGATGGGcaatgttaaaaataatagCGCAACACCTTACCGCTGCCgtcctgccgctgctgctactggcTGGTGCCACCTGGCGCACGGTCGACAGTAAAGCGGTGGTCGACCGGGGGCACGATGTCGGATCGCCGGAAATGCAACCGATTGTCGGCGGCGCCGAGCGGGTTGCAATTGTGACGGTGGTGCCAGGGACCGGGGGCATACTGCGGCTGTACGGGGACGCTGGGGACGGACGCACGTTTCTGGTCGATCGTGTACGGGCGCAGTGTCatgagcagcagctgcacgtGGTCGAATCCTTTCCGCCCGGCGTGGaacgatcagcagcagccgtgCCGGCGATGGAGGAGGAGCCCTGGCGAGGTGCTACGATGCTGTGCTGGTCTCTGCAGGGAAATGTGGTTGAGCTCGTGATCAAGGAAGA TGCGCAAATAATACCGGTACTAAAGACTGACCTACCCAGCAGCACTGACATTGGGAGCACCAATGAACAACGATCAAAGCGTAACATTGATAAGGATAGTGATGCGAACAGCATCATCCACGTCGAGAACCCCGAAACCGAGGAGCAGGGCACACTTCGCATCGAAGGATATCGAATCGAAAACTCGGAACTGGCGCCCGAACGAGACGAGAACGATGTACCGTCGGTGCGCATCAACACGCAGGTGCAGCTGCGCCTGTTCGGTACGGGCATTACGCGGAATGTGGCCATCATCTTCACGCACGAAACCTACCGGTTCGGGGGCCCGTGTCAGGTGCCGGTCACGGAAAAGTTTCAC GTGACGTATGCGGAACCGAACGGCCGCAGTGGGCTGGTGGAAATCGAACTGCCGGAAGTGATCAAGAACAAAAAGTATTTCTACATGTGCGCAAAGTACGAGAGCGTCGATCCGTTGGAAGGATCGGACGAATACGATAAG GAAGCATCGAAAGTAAACCCTTTTCTACACCAAGGATCGGATATGTGGTTGCGCATGACTAGCCATCAGCCGTTGCTACCGCTCTGGCTGTCGATCACAGTGATTGCGGTGTGTCTGATGTTTTCGGCGCTCTTCTCTGGCCTTAACTTAGGGCTTATGTCATTGGATAAAACTGATTTGCAG ATCCTGTGCAATACCGGCAGCGATAAGGAAAAGGAGTACGCCAGGGCCATTCAACCGGTTCGCAAGCACGGCAACTATTTGCTGTGCAGCATTTTGCTCGGTAACGTGCTGGTCAACTCAACGTTCACCATCCTGCTGGACAGTCTTACGTCGGGACTGTTTGCCGTCATTGGTTCCACCGTTGCGATTGTAATTTTTGGCGAAATCATTCCACAG GCCATCTGTTCGCGACACGGTCTCGCTGTGGGAGCGAAAACTATTTATATCACCAGAGCGTTTATGATGCTCACATATCCAGTATCATACCCAACATCGAAAATACTCGACCTTATTCTGGGCAAGGAAATTGGCAATTTCTACGATCGCGACCGACTAAAGGAGTTGGTCCAG GTTACGAAAGATGTAAACGATTTGGATAAGGATGAAGTGAACGTCATTTCCGGTGTTCTTGAGTTGCGTAAGAAAAAAGTGGAAGACGTGATGACTCGCCTGGAAGATGCCTACATGCTGCCGATGGATGCGGTGATGGATTTCGAAACCATCTCCGAAATTATGCAGACAG GTTATTCGCGCATTCCCGTGTACGAAGGGGAACGCACGAACATAAAATCCATCCTGCACATCAAGGATCTGGCATTCGTCGACCCGGACGATAACACCCCGATACGGCAGATTTGCGAGTTTTACGGCAACCGGTTACACTTCGTCTTCTTCGACCAGACGTTGGACGTAATGTTTAAGGAGTTTAAGAGCGGCGAGTTCGGGCACATGGCGTTCATACAGAACGTAAACTCGGAGGGCGAGGGCGATCCGTACTACTACACGCTTGGGCTGATCACGCTCGAGGACGTGATTGAGGAGCTGATACAGGCAGAAATAGTCGACGAAACGGACGTGTTCACCGACAACCAGAGCAAAGTGCCGCGCAAACGTATCAAGCGGCAGGGTGTGCCACTGTTCGGCCATCGGTCGGACAAAAATATGGAAGTGCAGCGTATACGCATTGGCCCGCAGCTGCTGTTCGCTACGTACCAATTCATATCGACCG GCGTAACGGCGTTTACACCATCCTGCATCTCGGAAACGATCCTGCGCCGTTTGCTGAGTCAAAACATTTTCCATCACATCAAGATCAAGAGCAAAACGAACAACGAACGCGTGGTAATTATCGAGCGCGGTACTGCGATCGACCATTTTGTGCTGATCCTTGAAGGGCGCGTGGAGGTAACCGTTGGCAAGGAGAATTTGCTGTTTGAGAGCGGACCGTTCACCTACTACGGGCTGCAGGCGATCGTGCAAAGTCCCAGCTGTG ATACGTCCACCAACACGCCGCAGCAAATTTTGGGATCGCTTGAATCCATCAATCGCGACGCCAACTCCAAGCATGTCTTCATACCGGACTACACGGTGAAGGCGATCACGGACGTGCTGTACTTGCAGATCCACCGCAATCTCTATCTGGCGGCCAAACGTGCCACACTGATGGAGCGCAAGCAGAAACTGGGCGACCAGTCGATGGATCCAATCGACGCGGAGGTAGAGCAG TTGATGCACTCGCTGGATAAAGCAGACCAGAACAGTATCACACCCGATGCTACCAACTTGACTGTCAATTCCGGGGCGAAGGCTAGTAAATCGTCAAGCGATGTGGCCTCACCGATTACGGCCTTAAAT GATCCTATTAACAATACGAACTCCTCTGTGACTCCTCGCAACCATATAGTATTAGAGCACGACAATTCTTCCAGTGCCGCTGCTGCCAACGATATTAACATAG GAGCATCGACCAGCTACGGAAATGAAATGGTTGTCGCCGGGGACCGGGACACGGATCCCAGCAGTGCCCCACTGCTGCCAAAGCCATAA
- the LOC11175777 gene encoding G-box-binding factor: MATSFFGSSTTPAPMASAAGAGTVGLLDRLDRLVSTTVLHEARVYPVTIPPATAGYRPSDALGNVSEMSSSVPAATSPTVLTTVVQTDDFVVLPGPEDVLLLNTTTGLYQQSVTLTARMYPIEATAAKSIWGLPTLIWGILIGTVVILILILATLFFCCWVQPRTRKLLNSSYYTTTANNGNASQSSIVAKSCTSSDSNQLVMPLSIGICPPQYSAPPPPSTSTNTPQHTAASGSNSSLHHASTHPAGGCAHHTCSAVPATTTNQQQQQCNSMASGGQDYGHLKYGSSPQQYAAQQYAHHHHHTQQQQQQQHHQHQCIHYQQQQQQYNQQQQQQQQQHHHHQQQQHVQLHGHHIHGQQQYSPYNQHQYYHHPSAQQQQQQHQQQQQQQQQQQYLHYQQHQQQHHQQQQREHHHQHHQQQQQQQQQQQIQHQHHQSSSGHNHQSPQQGQLVHTQLHKSMWAINPLYASSGVINDENEGDTSTTYRTRSLPSWGKNKQRPLSNADDLEELYAKVNFSKKRRNRMRNDEAAIIALCRSRSQNLAALPHAADQDAVVVYDERTAL, from the exons ATGGCTACGTCATTCTTTGGCTCCTCGACGACGCCCGCACCTATGGCGTCGGCGGCCGGAGCCGGTACCGTTGGGCTGTTGGACAGGCTGGACCGCTTGGTCAGTACGACCGTGCTGCACGAGGCACGCGTTTATCCAGTAACCATACCGCCGGCCACAGCAGGTTATCGACCGTCGGACGCGCTGGGCAATGTGTCCGAAATGAGTTCATCAGTACCCGCCGCCACCTCGCCGACGGTTCTGACCACTGTGGTACAGACCGATGATTTCGTCGTCCTGCCAG GGCCAGAGGATGTGCTGCTACTCAACACGACCACTGGACTGTACCAGCAATCGGTGACGCTAACCGCACGAATGTATCCGATTGAGGCCACCGCGGCAAAGTCGATCTGGGGCCTACCGACGCTGATCTGGGGTATACTGATCGGAACGGTCGTGATACTGATACTGATCCTAGCGACactcttcttctgctgctgggTGCAGCCACGTACGCGCAAACTGCTCAACTCGAGCTACTACACGACGACCGCTAACAACGGAAACG CCTCCCAAAGCTCGATTGTAGCCAAATCGTGCACCAGCAGCGACTCGAACCAACTAGTGATGCCCCTATCGATCGGCATCTGTCCACCGCAGTACAGTGCCCCGCCACCGCCctccaccagcaccaacaccCCGCAGCACACCGCAGCGAGCGGCAGCAACAGCTCGCTACATCATGCTTCAACCCACCCTGCCGGCGGATGTGCACACCATACCTGTAGCGCCGTCCCAGCAACCACgaccaaccagcagcagcagcagtgcaacaGCATGGCATCCGGTGGGCAGGACTACGGCCACCTAAAGTACGGCAGCTCACCGCAGCAGTACGCCGCCCAGCAGTAcgctcaccatcatcatcatacacagcagcagcaacagcagcaacaccaccaacatcaATGTATACAttatcagcaacagcaacaacaatacaatcaacagcagcagcaacagcaacagcaacatcaccatcaccagcagcagcaacacgtaCAGCTGCATGGGCACCACATACACGGACAGCAGCAGTACAGTCCCTACAACCAGCACCAGTACTATCATCATCCATcagctcagcagcagcagcagcagcaccaacaacaacaacaacaacaacaacaacaacagtaccTTCACtatcaacaacatcagcaacaacatcaccagcagcaacaaag AgagcaccatcatcagcatcatcaacagcagcaacagcagcagcagcaacaacagatacagcatcaacatcatcaatcTTCCTCAGGTCATAACCACCAGTCACCACAGCAGGGTCAGCTGGTACACACGCAACTGCACAAGTCGATGTGGGCGATCAATCCACTGTACGCTTCCAGTGGAG TGATCAACGATGAGAATGAGGGTGACACGAGCACCACCTACCGGACACGATCCCTACCTTCGTGGGGTAAGAATAAGCAGCGCCCACTGTCCAATGCGGACGATCTGGAGGAGCTGTACGCGAAG GtgaattttagtaaaaaacgACGCAACAGGATGCGCAATGATGAAGCTGCCATTATTGCTCTGTGCCGGTCGCGGTCGCAAAATCTTGCCGCACTGCCCCACGCCGCCGATCAGGATGCAGTGGTCGTGTACGATGAACGCACTGCCCTCTAG